In Pseudomonas fakonensis, one DNA window encodes the following:
- a CDS encoding YceK/YidQ family lipoprotein has protein sequence MKRLLVGLLVLGALGGCATVRTLDANKPGAPVVYAGTRLDLYVMNGGCCPLDRFGAEAPAYPRLDLPGSALLDTLLLPLSLLTAAGVGFNATGGL, from the coding sequence TTGAAACGGCTGCTGGTGGGGCTGCTGGTGCTGGGTGCGCTGGGTGGCTGCGCCACGGTGCGCACGCTGGATGCGAACAAGCCCGGGGCACCGGTGGTGTATGCCGGTACGCGCCTGGATTTGTACGTGATGAACGGTGGGTGCTGCCCGCTGGATCGCTTTGGCGCCGAGGCGCCGGCGTATCCGCGGCTGGATCTGCCGGGGAGTGCGTTGCTGGATACGCTGCTTTTGCCGTTGTCGCTGCTGACGGCGGCGGGGGTGGGGTTTAACGCGACCGGTGGGTTGTAG
- the ubiX gene encoding flavin prenyltransferase UbiX, which yields MSGPERITLAMTGASGAQYGLRLLDCLVREDREVHFLISKAAQLVMATETDVVLPAKPQAMQAFLTEYTGAADGQIRVYGKEDWMSPVASGSGAPAAMVVVPCSTGTLSAIATGACNNLIERAADVTLKERRQLILVPREAPLSTIHLENMLKLSQMGAVILPAAPGFYHQPQTIDDLVDFVVARILNLLNIPQDMLPRWGEHHYGVDD from the coding sequence GTGAGCGGCCCGGAACGCATCACCCTGGCCATGACTGGCGCCTCTGGTGCGCAGTATGGCCTGCGTCTGCTGGACTGCCTGGTGCGCGAGGACCGCGAGGTGCATTTTCTCATCTCCAAGGCCGCGCAACTGGTGATGGCCACCGAGACCGATGTGGTGCTGCCGGCCAAGCCCCAGGCGATGCAGGCGTTTCTGACCGAATACACCGGCGCTGCCGACGGGCAGATCCGCGTGTACGGTAAGGAAGACTGGATGTCGCCGGTAGCCTCGGGCTCCGGCGCGCCGGCGGCGATGGTGGTGGTGCCGTGCTCCACCGGCACGCTGTCGGCCATTGCCACCGGTGCCTGCAACAACCTGATCGAACGTGCCGCCGACGTCACCCTTAAAGAGCGTCGCCAGCTGATTCTGGTGCCGCGCGAGGCGCCGCTGTCGACCATTCACCTGGAGAACATGCTCAAGCTTTCGCAGATGGGCGCGGTGATACTGCCGGCGGCGCCGGGGTTCTATCACCAGCCGCAGACCATCGATGACCTGGTTGACTTCGTGGTGGCGCGCATTCTCAACCTGCTGAACATCCCGCAGGACATGCTGCCGCGCTGGGGCGAGCATCACTACGGGGTCGACGATTGA
- a CDS encoding GNAT family N-acetyltransferase, whose translation MRIIKATLEHLDLLTPLFVKYREFYGELPYPDTSRTFLEKRLKRGESVIYLAMPVDDDSKLLGFCQLYPSFSSLSLKRVWILNDIYVAEDSRRMLVADHLMREAKKMARETNAVRMRVSTSSGNEVARKTYESIGFRKDTEFENYVLPISLE comes from the coding sequence ATGCGCATCATCAAGGCAACCCTGGAACACCTCGACCTGCTCACTCCACTGTTCGTGAAGTACCGCGAGTTCTACGGCGAACTGCCTTACCCGGACACCTCGCGCACCTTTCTGGAAAAACGCCTCAAGCGCGGCGAGTCGGTGATCTACCTGGCCATGCCAGTGGACGACGACAGCAAGCTGCTGGGCTTCTGCCAGCTTTACCCGAGCTTTTCGTCGCTGTCGCTCAAGCGCGTGTGGATTCTCAACGACATCTACGTGGCCGAAGATTCGCGGCGCATGCTGGTGGCCGACCACCTGATGCGCGAAGCCAAGAAGATGGCCCGCGAAACCAACGCTGTGCGTATGCGCGTGTCCACCAGCAGCGGTAACGAGGTGGCGCGCAAGACTTACGAGTCGATCGGTTTTCGCAAGGACACCGAGTTCGAGAACTATGTGTTGCCGATCAGCCTGGAATAG
- a CDS encoding sigma-54-dependent Fis family transcriptional regulator — protein MQSNPFSRHAQQVLTVAHGQASGPGSDPSIARSWLRCLEDYHLDPARAQAPVVLEHGRLLESRESLRQVLQIADHEMNSLHQQLSGAGHAVLLTDARGVILNCVTASSERRIFERAGLWLGADWSEAREGTNGIGTCLVERQALTIHQDEHFRGRHTGLTCSASPVFDPHGELLAVLDVSSARPDVSRQSQFHTMALVNLSAKMIESCYFLRHFEQQWLLRFHLQAESVGLFSEGLLAFDGDGRICAANQGALNLLGTIRGGVLGKPVEMFFACKHDELFSRATPQGSAAWPLHTRDGRQVFASLRGRAHTPVWSVALAQPQREVELGICLLDPALQQEFRRAVRVFERDVPLLLRGETGCGKEAFAQAVHQASARRHKPFVAINCASIPESLIESELFGYRGGSFTGARKEGMRGKLVQADGGTLLLDEIGDMPLALQTRLLRVLEERQVVPIGGEPQAVDVRIVSATHRDLLERVAQGSFREDLYYRLNGLEVALPAVRERSDKGPLLDFLLRQEAQGQPVALDPSARQALLDFAWPGNVRQMRNVLRTLVALCDEGQIGFEELPAVIRSAPIPVGAALCRERGAQRPQDHDDTAEIAGAAAQPFRDTRPLLHAERDVLLAVLEAKRWHLTQVAEHLGISRNTLYRKLRKHGIARAG, from the coding sequence ATGCAGAGCAACCCGTTCAGCCGCCATGCCCAGCAAGTGCTGACCGTTGCCCACGGCCAGGCCAGCGGGCCGGGCAGCGACCCATCGATTGCCCGGTCCTGGCTGCGCTGCCTGGAGGACTACCACCTCGACCCGGCCCGCGCCCAGGCCCCGGTTGTGCTGGAGCACGGTCGCCTGCTGGAGAGCCGCGAAAGCCTGCGCCAGGTGCTGCAAATTGCCGACCACGAGATGAACAGCCTGCACCAGCAGTTGTCCGGTGCCGGGCATGCGGTGCTGCTCACCGATGCCCGCGGGGTGATCCTCAACTGCGTCACCGCCTCCAGCGAGCGGCGCATCTTCGAGCGCGCCGGCCTGTGGCTGGGCGCCGACTGGAGCGAAGCCCGCGAGGGTACCAACGGCATCGGCACCTGCCTGGTGGAGCGCCAGGCCCTGACCATTCACCAGGACGAGCACTTTCGCGGGCGCCACACCGGCCTGACCTGCTCGGCCAGCCCGGTGTTCGACCCGCATGGCGAGCTGCTGGCGGTGCTCGACGTGTCGTCGGCGCGCCCGGACGTGTCGCGCCAGAGCCAGTTCCACACCATGGCGCTGGTCAATCTGTCGGCGAAAATGATCGAAAGCTGCTACTTCCTGCGCCACTTCGAGCAGCAGTGGCTGCTGCGTTTTCACCTGCAGGCCGAGTCGGTCGGGCTGTTCAGCGAGGGGTTGCTGGCCTTCGATGGCGACGGGCGCATCTGCGCCGCCAACCAGGGCGCGCTGAACCTGCTGGGGACCATCCGCGGCGGGGTGTTGGGCAAGCCGGTGGAGATGTTCTTCGCCTGTAAGCATGACGAATTGTTCAGCCGCGCCACGCCACAAGGCAGCGCGGCCTGGCCGCTGCATACCCGCGATGGGCGCCAAGTGTTCGCCAGCCTGCGCGGCCGGGCGCACACGCCGGTATGGTCGGTGGCCCTGGCGCAACCACAGCGCGAGGTCGAGCTCGGCATCTGCCTGCTCGACCCGGCCTTGCAGCAGGAATTTCGCCGCGCGGTACGGGTGTTCGAGCGTGATGTGCCGTTGCTGCTGCGCGGCGAGACCGGTTGCGGCAAGGAGGCCTTTGCCCAGGCCGTGCACCAGGCCAGCGCCCGCCGGCACAAGCCGTTCGTGGCGATCAACTGCGCGTCGATCCCCGAGAGTCTGATCGAGAGTGAGCTGTTTGGTTACCGCGGCGGCAGTTTTACCGGCGCGCGCAAGGAGGGCATGCGCGGCAAGCTTGTGCAGGCCGACGGCGGTACCTTGCTGCTGGATGAGATCGGCGACATGCCGCTGGCGCTGCAGACCCGCCTGCTGCGGGTGCTGGAAGAGCGCCAGGTGGTGCCCATCGGCGGCGAACCCCAGGCGGTGGACGTGCGCATCGTCAGTGCCACCCACCGCGACTTGTTGGAGCGGGTGGCGCAGGGCAGCTTTCGCGAAGACCTTTATTACCGGCTCAATGGCCTTGAAGTGGCGCTGCCGGCGGTGCGCGAGCGCAGCGACAAGGGGCCGTTGCTGGACTTCCTGCTACGCCAGGAGGCGCAGGGGCAGCCAGTGGCCCTTGACCCGAGTGCCCGCCAGGCGTTGCTGGACTTCGCCTGGCCAGGCAACGTGCGGCAGATGCGCAATGTGCTGCGCACCTTGGTGGCGTTGTGTGATGAAGGCCAGATAGGTTTCGAGGAGCTGCCCGCAGTCATCCGCAGCGCCCCAATCCCTGTAGGAGCGGCCTTGTGCCGCGAAAGGGGTGCGCAGCGCCCCCAGGATCATGACGACACTGCGGAAATCGCCGGGGCTGCTGCGCAGCCCTTTCGCGACACAAGGCCGCTCCTACATGCCGAGCGTGACGTTCTGCTCGCTGTGTTGGAAGCAAAACGCTGGCACCTGACCCAGGTCGCCGAGCACCTGGGCATCAGCCGCAACACCCTGTATCGGAAACTGCGCAAACACGGCATCGCCAGGGCCGGCTAA
- the exaC gene encoding acetaldehyde dehydrogenase ExaC: MRYAHPGTEGAKVNFKSRYGNYIGGEFVAPVKGQYFENTSPVNGKLIAEFPRSTAEDIDKALDAAHAAADAWGRTSVQERSNVLLRIADRIEQNLELLAITETWDNGKPIRETLNADIPLAVDHFRYFAGCIRAQEGGAAEINETTVAYHIHEPLGVVGQIIPWNFPLLMAAWKLAPALAAGNCVVLKPAEQTPLGITVLLELIGDLLPKGVLNVVQGYGREAGEALATSKRIAKIAFTGSTPVGSHIMKCAAENIIPSTVELGGKSPNVYFEDIMQAEPSFIDKAAEGMVLAFFNQGEVCTCPSRALVQESIYPQFMEVVMKKVLQIKRGDPLDTDTMVGAQASQQQFEKIQSYLKIAQEEGAELLTGGKVEQLEGSLATGYYIQPTLLKGNNKMRVFQEEIFGPVVSVTTFKDEAEALAIANDTEFGLGAGVWTRDINRAYRMGRGIKAGRVWTNCYHLYPAHAAFGGYKKSGVGRETHKMMLDHYQQTKNLLVSYDINPLGFF; the protein is encoded by the coding sequence ATGCGTTATGCACATCCCGGCACCGAAGGCGCGAAGGTCAACTTCAAGAGCCGCTACGGCAACTACATCGGTGGTGAGTTCGTGGCGCCGGTGAAGGGGCAGTATTTCGAGAACACCTCCCCGGTCAACGGCAAGCTGATCGCCGAGTTCCCCCGCTCCACCGCCGAAGACATCGACAAGGCCCTGGATGCCGCCCATGCCGCCGCCGACGCCTGGGGCCGCACCTCGGTGCAGGAGCGCTCCAACGTGCTGCTGCGCATCGCCGACCGCATCGAGCAGAACCTTGAACTGCTGGCCATCACCGAAACCTGGGACAACGGCAAGCCGATCCGCGAAACCCTCAACGCCGACATTCCGCTGGCGGTGGACCATTTCCGCTACTTCGCCGGCTGCATTCGCGCCCAGGAAGGCGGCGCCGCAGAAATCAACGAAACCACCGTGGCCTACCACATTCACGAGCCGCTGGGCGTGGTCGGGCAGATCATTCCGTGGAACTTCCCGCTGCTGATGGCCGCCTGGAAGCTCGCCCCGGCCCTGGCTGCCGGCAACTGCGTGGTGCTCAAGCCGGCCGAGCAAACTCCGCTGGGCATTACCGTACTGCTGGAGCTGATCGGCGACCTGCTGCCCAAGGGCGTGCTCAACGTGGTCCAGGGCTATGGCCGCGAGGCCGGTGAAGCGCTGGCCACCAGCAAGCGCATCGCCAAGATCGCCTTCACCGGCTCCACCCCGGTGGGCTCGCACATCATGAAGTGCGCCGCCGAGAACATCATCCCGTCCACCGTCGAACTGGGCGGCAAGTCGCCGAATGTGTACTTCGAAGACATCATGCAGGCCGAGCCCAGCTTCATCGACAAGGCCGCCGAAGGCATGGTGCTGGCGTTCTTCAACCAGGGCGAGGTGTGCACCTGCCCGTCGCGGGCACTGGTGCAGGAGTCGATCTACCCGCAGTTCATGGAAGTGGTGATGAAGAAGGTGCTGCAGATCAAGCGCGGCGACCCGCTGGACACCGACACCATGGTCGGCGCCCAGGCCTCGCAGCAGCAGTTCGAGAAGATCCAGTCGTACCTGAAGATTGCCCAGGAAGAAGGCGCCGAGCTGCTGACCGGCGGCAAGGTGGAGCAGCTCGAAGGCTCGCTGGCCACGGGTTACTACATCCAGCCGACCCTGCTCAAGGGCAACAACAAGATGCGCGTGTTCCAGGAAGAAATCTTCGGCCCGGTGGTCAGCGTCACCACGTTCAAAGACGAAGCCGAAGCGCTGGCGATTGCCAACGACACCGAGTTCGGCCTGGGCGCCGGGGTGTGGACCCGCGACATCAACCGCGCCTACCGCATGGGCCGCGGCATCAAGGCCGGCCGCGTGTGGACCAACTGCTACCACCTGTACCCGGCCCATGCCGCGTTCGGTGGCTACAAGAAGTCCGGCGTTGGCCGTGAAACCCACAAGATGATGCTCGACCACTACCAGCAGACCAAGAACCTGCTGGTGAGCTACGACATCAACCCGCTGGGCTTCTTCTAA
- a CDS encoding DedA family protein: protein MDFNPLDLILHLDAYLDLLVTNYGPWIYAILFTVIFCETGLVVMPFLPGDSLLFIAGAVAAGGGMDPVLLAGLLMAAAILGDSTNYVIGRTAGERLFSNPKSKIFRQDYLQRTHEFYARHGGKTVTLARFLPILRTFAPFVAGIAHMHYPRFLTFSVVGSLLWVGGLVTLGYFFGNVPFIKQHLSLMVVAIIVLSLVPMILGLLRGRLGRAAKAH from the coding sequence ATGGATTTCAACCCGCTGGACCTCATCCTGCATCTCGATGCCTACCTCGATCTGCTGGTCACCAACTACGGCCCCTGGATCTACGCCATCCTGTTCACCGTGATCTTCTGCGAAACCGGCCTGGTGGTGATGCCGTTCCTGCCCGGTGATTCGCTGCTGTTCATTGCCGGCGCCGTAGCGGCCGGCGGTGGCATGGACCCGGTACTGCTGGCAGGCCTGCTGATGGCTGCGGCCATTCTGGGCGACAGCACCAACTACGTGATCGGGCGTACTGCCGGCGAGCGGCTGTTCAGCAACCCCAAGTCGAAGATCTTCCGCCAGGACTACCTGCAACGCACCCACGAGTTCTATGCCCGCCATGGTGGCAAAACCGTCACCCTGGCGCGCTTCCTGCCGATTTTGCGCACCTTCGCACCGTTCGTCGCCGGCATCGCCCACATGCACTACCCGCGCTTTCTCACCTTCAGCGTGGTCGGCTCGCTGCTGTGGGTCGGCGGCCTGGTAACCCTCGGTTACTTCTTCGGCAACGTGCCGTTCATCAAGCAGCACCTGTCGTTGATGGTGGTGGCCATCATCGTGCTGTCGCTGGTGCCGATGATCCTCGGCCTGCTGCGGGGCCGTCTGGGCCGCGCAGCCAAGGCCCACTAA
- the eat gene encoding ethanolamine permease yields the protein MPSDHSAGAPASSSVDFEKVGSDYFQQRELKKGAAGWVLLVGLGVAYVISGDYAGWNFGLAQGGWGGMFLATLLMATMYLCMCFSLAELSSMIPTAGGGYGFARSAFGPWGGFLTGTAILIEYAIAPAAIAVFIGAYCQSLFGIGGWMIYLAFYIVFIGIHIFGVGEALKLMFIITAVAAIALAVFLIGMVPHFDAANLFDIAKTDAVGASSFLPFGYVGVWAAIPYAIWFFLAVEGVPLAAEETKNPKRDLPRGLIGAMLVLLAFALLILVVGPGGAGAEALKASGNPLVEALSKAYGGSTWMGGFVNLVGLAGLIASFFSIIYAYSRQIFALSRAGYLPRKLSETNKSKAPVLALVIPGIIGFALSLTGQGDLLILVAVFGATLSYVLMMAAHITLRIRRPKMERPYRTPGGVFTSGVALVLACIAVVAGFLVDPRVVIGAALIYGVLIAYFAFYSRHHLVAGTPEEEFAAIQKAEEALH from the coding sequence ATGCCAAGCGATCATTCCGCCGGCGCGCCGGCAAGCTCCTCCGTCGATTTTGAAAAGGTCGGTTCCGACTACTTCCAGCAACGTGAACTGAAAAAAGGCGCCGCAGGCTGGGTGCTGCTGGTGGGCCTGGGGGTGGCCTACGTGATCTCCGGCGACTACGCCGGCTGGAACTTCGGCCTGGCCCAGGGCGGCTGGGGCGGCATGTTCCTCGCCACCCTGCTGATGGCCACCATGTACCTGTGCATGTGCTTCTCGCTGGCCGAGCTGTCTTCGATGATCCCTACCGCCGGCGGCGGCTACGGCTTCGCGCGCAGCGCCTTCGGGCCCTGGGGCGGGTTTCTGACCGGTACCGCGATCCTGATCGAATACGCCATCGCCCCGGCGGCCATCGCCGTGTTCATCGGCGCCTACTGCCAGTCGCTGTTCGGCATCGGCGGCTGGATGATTTACCTGGCGTTCTACATCGTGTTCATCGGCATCCACATCTTCGGAGTGGGTGAGGCACTGAAGCTGATGTTCATCATCACCGCCGTCGCCGCCATCGCCCTGGCGGTGTTCCTGATCGGCATGGTGCCCCATTTCGACGCAGCCAACCTGTTCGACATCGCCAAGACCGACGCCGTTGGTGCAAGCAGCTTCCTGCCGTTCGGCTACGTGGGTGTGTGGGCGGCAATCCCCTACGCCATCTGGTTCTTCCTGGCGGTTGAAGGCGTGCCGCTGGCCGCCGAAGAAACCAAGAACCCCAAGCGCGACCTGCCCCGCGGCCTGATCGGCGCGATGCTGGTGTTGCTGGCCTTCGCCCTGCTGATTCTGGTGGTCGGCCCCGGTGGCGCCGGCGCCGAAGCGCTGAAGGCCTCGGGCAACCCGCTGGTCGAGGCGCTGTCCAAAGCCTACGGCGGCTCCACCTGGATGGGCGGCTTCGTCAACCTGGTGGGCCTGGCCGGCCTGATCGCCAGCTTCTTCTCGATCATCTACGCCTACTCGCGGCAGATCTTCGCCCTGTCGCGCGCCGGCTACCTGCCGCGCAAGCTCTCCGAAACCAACAAGAGCAAGGCTCCGGTGCTGGCCCTGGTGATCCCCGGCATCATCGGTTTTGCCCTGTCGCTGACCGGCCAGGGCGACCTGCTGATTCTGGTGGCGGTATTCGGCGCTACGCTGTCCTATGTGCTGATGATGGCCGCGCACATCACCCTGCGCATCCGCCGGCCGAAGATGGAGCGCCCGTACCGCACCCCGGGCGGCGTGTTCACCTCGGGCGTGGCCCTGGTGCTGGCCTGCATCGCCGTGGTGGCGGGCTTTTTGGTAGACCCGCGGGTAGTGATTGGCGCGGCGCTGATCTACGGCGTGCTGATTGCCTACTTCGCCTTCTACAGCCGTCATCACCTGGTGGCCGGCACCCCGGAAGAGGAATTCGCCGCGATCCAGAAGGCCGAAGAGGCCCTGCACTGA
- the eutC gene encoding ethanolamine ammonia-lyase subunit EutC has protein sequence MDRHTPSTDNPWLALRNLTPARIALGRTGISLPTGAQLDFQYAHAQARDAVHLPFDHQGLRQQLHERGRDSLLLHSAASDRHQYLQRPDLGRRLHDDSAQLLREHVQANPGGVDLAIVVADGLSALAVHRHTLPFLARFEEQAAADGWTSAPVVLVEQGRVAVADEVGELLGARMTVMLIGERPGLSSPDSLGLYFTYAPKVGLTDAYRNCISNVRLEGLSYGMAAHRLLYLMREACRRQLSGVNLKDEAEVHSLENDGSVSKNGNFLLGEG, from the coding sequence ATGGACCGACACACACCGAGCACCGACAATCCCTGGCTGGCCTTGCGCAACCTGACCCCTGCGCGCATCGCCCTGGGCCGCACCGGCATCAGCCTGCCCACCGGCGCGCAGCTGGACTTCCAGTACGCCCACGCCCAGGCCCGCGATGCCGTGCACCTGCCGTTCGACCACCAAGGCTTGCGCCAGCAATTGCACGAGCGTGGCCGCGACAGCCTGCTGCTGCACAGCGCCGCCAGCGACCGCCACCAGTACCTGCAACGCCCCGACCTGGGCCGGCGCCTGCATGACGATTCGGCGCAGCTACTGCGCGAGCATGTGCAGGCCAACCCCGGCGGCGTCGATTTGGCCATCGTCGTCGCCGACGGCCTGTCGGCGCTGGCCGTGCACCGCCACACCTTGCCGTTTCTGGCGCGTTTCGAGGAACAGGCCGCCGCCGACGGCTGGACCAGCGCCCCGGTGGTGCTGGTGGAACAAGGCCGGGTGGCGGTGGCCGACGAAGTGGGCGAGCTGCTGGGCGCACGCATGACCGTGATGCTGATCGGCGAACGCCCCGGGCTCAGCTCGCCCGACAGCCTGGGGCTGTACTTCACCTACGCACCCAAGGTCGGCCTGACCGACGCCTACCGCAACTGCATCTCCAACGTGCGCCTGGAGGGCCTGAGCTACGGCATGGCCGCCCATCGCCTGCTGTACCTGATGCGCGAAGCCTGCAGGCGCCAGCTGTCGGGGGTGAATCTGAAGGACGAAGCCGAGGTCCATAGCCTTGAAAACGACGGATCTGTCAGCAAGAACGGCAACTTCCTGCTCGGCGAAGGGTAA
- the mpl gene encoding UDP-N-acetylmuramate:L-alanyl-gamma-D-glutamyl-meso-diaminopimelate ligase — MHIHILGICGTFMGSLAVLAKELGHRVTGSDANVYPPMSTQLEAQGIELTQGYDPAQLEPAPDLVVIGNAMSRGNPAVEYVLNKGLPYVSGPQWLADHVLQGRWVLAVAGTHGKTTTSSMLAWVLEHAGMSPGFLIGGVPQNFSVSARLGDTPFFVVEADEYDSAFFDKRSKFVHYHPRTAILNNLEFDHADIFPDLASIERQFHHLVRTIPSEGLVIHPTTEPALERVIGMGCWTPVQTTGTGGQWQARLLSPDGSRFEVLFEDVAQGVVDWALTGQHNVANALATLAAARHVGVVPAMAIDGLSAFKSVKRRMEKVAEVQGVTIYDDFAHHPTAIATTLDGLRKRVGEAPVIAVIEPRSNSMKLGAHRDGLPESVNDADQVIWYAPPNLGWDLAGTAAECKVPSVVADSLEAIIERIKGQARPGTHVVIMSNGGFGGLHGKLAEALK; from the coding sequence ATGCACATTCACATTCTCGGTATCTGCGGCACTTTCATGGGCTCGCTGGCGGTGTTGGCCAAGGAACTTGGCCACCGCGTCACGGGCTCCGACGCCAACGTTTATCCCCCCATGAGCACCCAGCTCGAAGCCCAGGGCATCGAGCTGACCCAGGGCTATGACCCGGCACAACTGGAGCCGGCCCCGGACCTGGTGGTGATCGGCAACGCCATGTCGCGGGGCAACCCTGCGGTGGAGTACGTGCTGAACAAGGGCCTGCCTTATGTGTCCGGCCCGCAGTGGCTGGCCGACCATGTGCTGCAGGGCCGTTGGGTGCTGGCAGTGGCCGGTACCCACGGCAAGACCACCACCAGCAGCATGCTGGCCTGGGTGCTGGAGCACGCCGGCATGAGCCCGGGCTTCTTGATCGGCGGCGTGCCGCAGAACTTCTCGGTATCCGCCCGCCTGGGCGATACGCCGTTCTTCGTGGTCGAGGCCGACGAATACGACAGCGCCTTCTTCGACAAGCGCTCCAAGTTCGTCCACTACCACCCGCGCACCGCGATCCTCAACAACCTTGAGTTCGACCACGCCGACATCTTCCCCGACCTTGCGTCCATCGAGCGGCAGTTCCACCACCTGGTGCGCACCATCCCCAGCGAAGGCCTGGTTATCCACCCAACCACCGAACCTGCGCTGGAGCGGGTCATCGGCATGGGCTGCTGGACCCCGGTGCAAACCACCGGCACTGGTGGCCAGTGGCAGGCGCGCCTGCTCAGCCCCGACGGTTCGCGCTTCGAGGTACTGTTCGAAGATGTTGCCCAAGGCGTGGTGGACTGGGCCCTGACCGGCCAGCACAACGTTGCCAACGCCCTGGCCACCCTGGCCGCCGCGCGCCACGTCGGCGTGGTGCCGGCCATGGCGATCGATGGCCTGAGCGCGTTCAAGAGCGTCAAACGGCGCATGGAGAAGGTCGCCGAAGTACAGGGCGTGACCATCTATGACGACTTCGCCCACCACCCGACCGCCATTGCCACCACCCTCGACGGCCTGCGCAAGCGCGTCGGCGAGGCGCCGGTGATTGCCGTCATCGAACCGCGCTCCAACTCCATGAAGCTCGGCGCGCACCGTGACGGCCTGCCAGAAAGCGTCAACGACGCCGACCAGGTAATCTGGTACGCACCGCCCAACCTGGGTTGGGACCTGGCCGGCACGGCGGCCGAGTGCAAGGTGCCGAGCGTGGTTGCCGACAGCCTCGAGGCGATCATCGAGCGCATCAAGGGCCAGGCGCGCCCGGGCACCCATGTGGTGATCATGAGCAACGGCGGTTTCGGCGGCCTGCACGGCAAGCTGGCCGAGGCGCTCAAGTGA
- a CDS encoding ethanolamine ammonia-lyase subunit EutB: MAVFVHTVGNQLYRFDSLKEVMAKASPARSGDYLAGVAASNDGERVAAQMALADIPLKHFLNEALIPYEQDEVTRLIVDTHDQAAFAPVSHLTVGGLRDWLLSEQADEHSLRALAPGLTPEMAAAVSKIMRVQDLVLVAQKIRVVTAFRGTMGLRGRLSTRLQPNHPTDEPAGIAASILDGLLYGNGDAMIGINPATDSISSICALLEMLDAIIQRYDIPTQACVLTHVTTSIEAINRGVPLDLVFQSIAGTEAANAGFGINLNVLQEGYEAGLSLKRGSVGQNLMYFETGQGSALSANAHHGVDQQTCETRAYAVARHFKPFLVNTVVGFIGPEYLYNGKQIIRAGLEDHFCGKLLGVPMGCDICYTNHAEADQDDMDTLLTLLGVAGINFIMGIPGSDDIMLNYQTTSFHDALYARQTLGLRPGPEFEAWLARTGIFTQADGRIRFGDNLPPAFRQALAQLA; this comes from the coding sequence ATGGCAGTTTTCGTACACACCGTGGGCAACCAGCTTTACCGCTTCGACAGCCTCAAAGAGGTAATGGCCAAGGCCAGCCCGGCGCGCTCCGGCGACTACCTGGCCGGCGTTGCCGCCAGCAACGATGGCGAGCGGGTGGCAGCGCAGATGGCCCTGGCCGATATCCCGCTCAAGCATTTTCTGAACGAAGCGCTGATCCCCTATGAGCAAGACGAAGTCACCCGGCTGATCGTCGACACCCATGACCAGGCAGCCTTCGCCCCGGTCAGCCACCTGACCGTCGGCGGCCTGCGCGACTGGCTACTCAGCGAGCAGGCCGACGAGCACAGCCTGCGCGCCCTGGCTCCCGGCCTGACCCCGGAAATGGCCGCAGCGGTATCGAAGATCATGCGCGTACAGGACCTGGTGCTGGTGGCGCAGAAGATCCGCGTGGTCACGGCGTTTCGCGGCACCATGGGCCTGCGCGGGCGGCTGTCGACCCGGCTGCAACCCAACCACCCCACCGACGAGCCGGCCGGCATCGCCGCCAGCATTCTCGACGGCCTGCTGTACGGCAACGGCGACGCGATGATCGGCATCAACCCGGCCACCGACAGCATTTCGTCGATCTGCGCCCTGCTGGAGATGCTCGATGCCATCATCCAGCGCTACGACATCCCCACCCAGGCCTGCGTGCTCACCCACGTCACCACCTCGATCGAGGCGATCAACCGCGGCGTGCCGCTGGACCTGGTGTTCCAGTCCATCGCCGGCACCGAAGCGGCCAATGCAGGCTTTGGCATCAACCTCAACGTGCTGCAGGAGGGCTACGAGGCAGGCCTTTCGCTCAAGCGCGGCAGCGTCGGGCAAAACCTGATGTATTTCGAGACCGGCCAGGGCAGCGCGCTGTCGGCCAACGCCCACCACGGCGTCGACCAGCAAACCTGCGAAACCCGCGCCTACGCCGTGGCCCGGCACTTCAAGCCGTTTCTGGTCAACACCGTGGTCGGCTTCATCGGCCCGGAGTACCTGTACAACGGCAAGCAGATCATCCGCGCAGGCCTTGAAGACCACTTCTGCGGCAAGCTGCTGGGCGTGCCCATGGGCTGCGACATCTGCTACACCAACCACGCCGAAGCCGACCAGGACGACATGGACACCCTGCTGACCCTGCTGGGGGTGGCCGGGATCAACTTCATCATGGGCATCCCCGGCTCCGACGACATCATGCTCAACTACCAGACCACCTCGTTCCACGACGCGCTGTACGCCCGCCAGACCCTGGGCCTGCGCCCGGGGCCGGAATTCGAGGCCTGGCTTGCGCGCACCGGCATCTTCACCCAGGCCGACGGGCGCATCCGTTTCGGCGACAACCTGCCGCCGGCCTTCCGCCAGGCCCTGGCACAGCTGGCATAG